AATGTGTAAGCGGCTCCCAAAGTCGTGCCGCTAAATTGCTGGTCTTTCATGGAGTATGAAATGCCTTTACTCTTGCCGTTGCGTGTAGTTCCGTGGCGAACTTTCACTCCTTGGATTTGCAGTCGCTCGATTAGTTGCGGCATTGTGGGGGAGTCGGCGGTGGCGCGGTCGATGAGTTCTTGCAGCTGTTGTTTGATGGGCGGTTCTTGTGGCGAGGAGCGATCGCCTTTTAAATATTCTTGTTGTTCTCGCTCTAGTCGTCTTTGCTGCCCGATACTTGGGTTGCGTGTTAATTTCTCGTGGCTACCTAGAGTTGGTTGTAAGCTGTAATCTCGTTCTATTTGTCGAATAATACTTTCGCTGCGTTTGTAGTCCCAGCTATCATGGACTATCTTGCCGTTGTCTAAACGTATGCGGCTGGCGCAGATGTGGATGTGGTCGTGTTGGGTGTTGTGGTGTCTGTAGACTACGTACTGGTTGCTATCAAAACCCATTTCTTCAAGGTAGCGGTTAGCGATTTCATTCCAGGTTTCATCGTCTAGTCGCTCGTTGTCTGGTAGTGATAATGATGCGTGGTAAACTACTCGGTCTGCTTCGGGGTTTAGTTGACGGGATATTTTGAATTCTCTTGCCAGTGCAATGGCGTTGTTGCCACCCATGTTGCCACCAATGAGTTTGGCATTTTCTTGGGATTGCAGATAATCGAGAAGTCCGCGAAATCCTCGCCCTTTAGTCTGGTTGCCAATCATCGGTTTCCTCGTCTGCTTCTTCAATGAATGTATTGGCGATTTCTCGTTGGCAATGTCGCAGCAGTTCTAGTAGTTCGTTTAATAGTTTTGGATCTGCTGGTGGTGGCAGTTGCATTTTGATGGCGGTGTTGGTGGCTTTGGCTAGTTGATTGATGTTGTTGCCAATGCGTGAAAGTTCTAGGTATGTGGCTACTGTGACTCGGCTTAGTCGTGGCGGTGGTGGGGGGATTGGTCGCAGTAGCATACAGCGTCTTGTTAATTCTGCCAAGCTCATGCTCGCGTCTTCTGCCTTGGAGCGAATCATCTCGTATTCTATGGGGCTGAATAGTGCTTGCAGCCTTCTGGTGCGGACGAGTGATTGGGAAGAACGCTTGTTCATGATGTCATTCCTGACAATGTGCAACAACTTGAGGGGGGTTCCAAGGGGGGAGACTTCCCACCTTGGCAAGCCTGCCGTACCGAGCGCAGCGACGGTAAAGCGAAGCTTTAGGCATGGCTTGCTCCTCACCCACTTTCGGGTAAGGCAGAAGGATACGGGATGGCCACCCATGTGGGGGCACAGTGCGTATTGGGCTGCTACTGCCAATCCAAACGGACTGTGAATCAGTTGCTGATTAGCATGGTGAATTTTTACAGTGAGAATTTTGTGATAACTGTGTAATTTTTTTTGATTAACTCTTTGTGAGTTATCTTACAAGCTATTCCTAATAAAGGTTCAATTATTTACGTTAATATCTATTGCTTATTATTAATTAATTTTAGCCAGAGTTTATACCTGTCTTTAGATAGATGCCCATTATGAAAGTAAAGTTTTAAACATAAACATTAGTTGGGTTTTACTTTGTGGCTAAAGATAGTATTCCTAAGTCTAAAATTCCTGAGGCTCTTTCTGCTTTACGCTCTTTAGGTGCTAAGGAGTTAGATGAGATTCCGGCGCGGGAAGCTATCAAAAAGATGCGTCGTCAAATTGAACGGGTGCTTCGTCTTGGCTATTCTTATCAAGAAGTTTCAGAAACTTTAGCAGGGCTAGATATCAATATCAGTGCTGAACGTATCCGTTATTTACTCAACGATATCAAGAAGTCTACTCGTAAAAAGTCTGTCACTTCTACAGTTGGTGAGAATCCCAATACACAAGTTGTTGATGAATCGGGTAATAGTGAAAATTCTGTAACTGAGTCTAGTAATTCTCAGTCGGCTACAAAATCTCAAGTTAAATCACAACCACAATCAAAATCTAAAACTGCATCTGCCAAGACTAAATTAACAAAGACTACGACTCCTAAAACTACTAAACCTTTGTCGGAGAAAGTCAGCCCAAATCAAAATAATTCTGGGTTGGCTTTTCAACCTGAATTGATTAGAGATGAGGATTTGTAAATGGCAGTTAAATCAAAGCTTCCTGCTGATGGAGTTACTCAAGAAAAACCAAGTACTTCATCAAAATGTACTGGGCGTTTGGTGCTAGTTACTGGTGATAAGGGGGGAACAGGAAAAAGCGTAGTGGCGCGGATTCTCCTTGATATTTATCGCCACAGAAATATCAACTGTATTGCTTATGAATGTGATAAATCTAATCCGCAGCTTTATCGTCACTACAATAAGTTGGGGGCTGGAGTAATGGCGAGCGCAAATGGTAAGGGTAATGGTGGGGTATCCCATTTAGATAGGTTGCTGTCAGAAAAATCACCAGAATTTCAGGCTAAGGTACTGCGGTTTGCGTTGGATTCTGGGATGAAACAGGATGACCCTGCTTTTAGGCTGGTGCAGTACATCGGTTATTTGGCACAACTGACAGAAACTGCACCAAACGATTGGAAGTTATTGTTTGAAAATTTGCAGGTGGAGTTAAATCAATGGAGCCAACTGACGGCGGAGCAATTGAAGACTCAAGCCGACCATACGGAGAATATCAAATTACTGGCGACCAGTTGCAATCAGCTCGCGACAGCCTTGAGCGCTTTAAATGCAACGTCGCTGCAACAGCTAGAGCTATTGAAGAACTTAACCAATCTCTCCAATTATTGGAGCAATACCGGGAACATCCACACAGAGAAGTTGATTGCTCCGTTGAGAGAGGAGTTGAAGCAGATGAAGACTATGATATCGAACCATCAAATCAGCCACGACTTAGGCGTGGATTTGGCCGCTAAAAATTGGGCGAGAACTTTTATTATTCGACTTTTTTCACCGGTGACTTTTTTTATTCTGTTTTTGATTTATTCACACCTTTTTCCCATCAGTGTTCCTTATGAAACTACCAAGTCTCTGGATAAGATTTTGGAGCAGACTGGTTGGACTAATACTAAGCTGCAACGGGTTGAGCGAAATTTGGGGACAGATCCTAACTCTAGGCGACGGCGGTAAAAGCACAGTTGTTTGTCAATCAATTTAAAAAACTAGGTTTGCATTCCACTTTTTAGCCCAATCGTGTAGAAAAGGGCTAGATATATTGATGTGACGAATGACTAAACTGAGGCGAGCTTACAGATGACAATCCGCTGCACCCGAATTGTTATGCCGCACAACCTACTAACACAAATGCGATCGCTTAAATCAGTTACCCCTCATCTGTTTCCAACTCTCACACTAATCCTATGACTCATTTATCAACCATGTTTCGATGACTTGTCCCATGCCGATAGGTTGCTCTACAAAACCAAGTTTCGCGTAAAATTCGGGAACATCATCTGTAAATAAGTAGACGTGTTGCCCCTTTAATCGACTCA
This portion of the Tolypothrix sp. PCC 7910 genome encodes:
- a CDS encoding sigma-54 factor interaction domain-containing protein; its protein translation is MAVKSKLPADGVTQEKPSTSSKCTGRLVLVTGDKGGTGKSVVARILLDIYRHRNINCIAYECDKSNPQLYRHYNKLGAGVMASANGKGNGGVSHLDRLLSEKSPEFQAKVLRFALDSGMKQDDPAFRLVQYIGYLAQLTETAPNDWKLLFENLQVELNQWSQLTAEQLKTQADHTENIKLLATSCNQLATALSALNATSLQQLELLKNLTNLSNYWSNTGNIHTEKLIAPLREELKQMKTMISNHQISHDLGVDLAAKNWARTFIIRLFSPVTFFILFLIYSHLFPISVPYETTKSLDKILEQTGWTNTKLQRVERNLGTDPNSRRRR
- the mobC gene encoding plasmid mobilization relaxosome protein MobC, which codes for MNKRSSQSLVRTRRLQALFSPIEYEMIRSKAEDASMSLAELTRRCMLLRPIPPPPPRLSRVTVATYLELSRIGNNINQLAKATNTAIKMQLPPPADPKLLNELLELLRHCQREIANTFIEEADEETDDWQPD